gtcttcatcattaaaggacaaggtttcTTTTGGTATGTAATCCTGAGCTCGAGATCACTTctctcttacaatcgacatcttagtgcgtaTAAGTACTGGCCCCTaggggacatcgatccctccgacgatcatgtggataatgtgttgtggctcttcttgttcgttttgtttattgaactctctgtttttgaaatgattcttggtccggtcacttaaaaactctcaaagttgcccttcattgaataaccgggctacctcttctctcaactgcctgtaatcttccgttatgtggccatggtgccatgatacttgcacatttgattgggatttctctgggctggatcgatccgcagaggtcgaggccatttagtgtctttgatgcgtccgatggccgatatGATGGAGGATACATCAATGTTAAAGTTATACTCCGACAatcgcggtgcttccttaggtctggtatgcttgtcgaaaccattcttgttcatcagaCCTCGAGACCCTTAGCcccgatcacttctcctttcatctCGTACAAAGCTGTGTCCTAGTTCGCTGCCcctacgatctccattatatggccagtatcggtccctgttcgacctcggttctcggtcgatgtcccttttaacAACGGACCCAGAGGGGGGGCCCAACTGGTCGTtttcgactctaatctttgattgatatcgattatgtacatcagCCCAGGTAACAtccgggtactcaatcaagttctaCTTTAACTGATGTGAAGCCATTGAGCTTCATTTgtttagtccttgggtgaaagcttgaacgacccaatcgtccgtgaccgatggtagatccattcgttttatttgaaaacgagatacaaaCTCCTTTAGAATCccgttatctttttgccttaccttgaaaggGTTCGACTTCCtcgtctcgacctttatggctccggcgtgtaCTTTTTACAAAGAcatctgcaagcatggcaaaagaatcgatagagttaggtggtaaattatgatactatatcattgctccctttgacagggtttccccgaatttctttaataatacggattcgatctcatcgtcctctagatcgtttcctttaatggcacatgtgtaagaggtgacatgttcgttggagtcggtcgttccattatatttaggaatttcgggcatgcgaaacttcttgggaatcggtttgggagctgcgctcggggggaagggcttttgtacgaattttttggaatccaaatccttcaatattggtggtgcccccgggatctgatcaaccctggagttataagcttctacttttttgtcgtttgcttcaatcctcttttctcctcactctatccgttttgtcagttcctcgagcatctttataatttcggggttagtcccagattcttgttcatttgaccttactatagctggccccGTTCTGTAGttgacttctcggggtggaccgggctcaggccttctcggtgcctgggtttggctctgcaactgagctatcgctacctgttgagcttgcaacattttgaaaatgATATGCAGGCTGATCCCTTCTTCtccaatattttgggtatttcAAACTGCAGATcaagttccaccatgaatgctatttccGGGGTCGGAATGTTGGTTCtcttcaatggccacatgcgaattaatgtTGATTGGATTTACGACCCGAGTTCTAACAGGGTCAACGAATGGCCTTTCATCCCCGAGCGTCATGTTATTATTCTTACCTTGATGGCCatcttcgttgtcgataggtagggccattaattgagagttcgtcatttttaacctgaaatcaaagatacttccaagaacaagtgtaaaatagtgcgttttatagagattcgtaccaaataaccactattatccttagccccatggtgggcaccaaactgtttacccgaaaaacggatagagttgataTTATATGTAGTTATAAGGATACATGATATAAATTGATACAAATTGGGAAAAATatgtaaatgaatatcgaaattagttataaaagaaatgaatgcaaaccgaatgaactagttagcctaagccttcaagttttatcacctcCAAATTGAGTGAAGAATGATTGGTAGAGGgaacaatatgactaaatatcaaaagCCAAAAAAGGATAGTATTTGCTCTCTCTTTTTATATTTCAAAATGAATCTGATGCTCTACAAATGATAACAAGTTAATAACTCTTTAATATAGTGGGGAAATCCCATTTTggaaataattaaaaatacatagtgggtattccatgatagattaattaattagtttttccttgattcaagccgtaatttccgccgagattctcccccAATTGCGGCTATAGCGGcatttttgtttcttggctcgacctcgatcttggtcgatctcggtattgatcggtctctgggacTCGAGCTCGATCTCGATATTGGCCggtctcggtattgatcggtctctgggactcgagctcgacaacctaacttcgcatcatggctcgatattacaatgatgaatcTTGGACCATCATattccaatctcgattaatcaTAAGAAGGGCAAACTCAGTTTTGATCATATACAACATTACTGTTTCAAAGGTCTAGCGCAATATATTTTTCTATAGAAAATCAACATAAGGTAAGCGCCAAAAATAATTTCACCAAATATTGttttttttgaatatttatttaCATCATACCAGAAATACCagtatttcctttctttttgAGATGGTGATTCTGTTACAGCAATACAGCTTGGGCGGGGCTGCATAGGCTTTCggtttgatacttgtaaggtggATTTTGACAAACATTTCACCAATGAGCCCAAAGGACTAGTCCAACATAATTTTCCCAAGATTATTTGTAGTGAGGAAACAAAAAAAAGAATTATCTTAGCCAATGAAAATGTAGGCTAATGGAAGTTCTATGGTTAATACTCTAAGCTAAAATGCAGTTATTATAGTTAATTAGTGCAAAAGAAGAGATCACGAATATAAGTGAGAAAAAACCTATTTACCTTTGTGTGATTAGTGAGGATTAAAGGAGAGTAGAATTGATGATATCTCCCTCTCTTGAGACTATGgatggcaagtgggccggtctagGCCCGGGACCGGGATCGCGGGTCAAACGAgtcaggaccgtttggcccggttttagtgggcctgggccggtcttGTGGGTCGGTCCCATGATTTGGGTccgtcaggcccgggaccatttagccTGCCAGGGACCGGTCCCttaacgggccaaacggtcccaacggctatactatatatatatattatatactatatataagatgtacttatatatatatatatatatatatatatattatacatttaatatatatactatactatataagatgtatatatagtatactatatactatatacatcttatatatagtatataagatgtatatatagcttatcgaatataacttattacttttatatatatatatattatacatttaatatatatactatactatataagatgtatatatagcttatcgaatatagcttatatatatatatatatatatatatatatatatatatacactatatataaatcttatatactatatatattcgatattaaatattgaatattaaaattttggatgttaaataaaatttaggtcacaattctataataaaatttacaaagtattgccttagatatttttttaacatacttttgtctctaatatctatttaattcttttaaaaaaaatatgttgggtccacttagcccgtttagcccgagtccaaacggtcccgggcccgATCCATACAAAAAGTCCGTTTAGTCCGGAACCGTTTcgaccggcccacttggcccgtttaggcccgggaccagcccacttgccagccctacTTGAGACTCAAGGTTATAGATTAAGTGGGCCTTTGGATATAAAAAGTAtgaaatttcgaaaaaaaaaatgaatttatttttcaaagttaaaatagtatttgaaaattaacgtttgtccataaaaaaaaaaaatttcttcttGCGAATGTTTTTCCCCAAAAATGTATTTGTCCATAAAAAATTATAAGTGTTAGATTTATTTTttcgaaaatgagtttttcaTAAACCAAATCCCCACTCACAAAACGACAATATTTATTCAAGcgaaatgcatgtccaaatacaatttcaaattctaaatatcatttttcaacttaactccaaatactcattttttaaaaaaaattataattcttatgtccaaacgcctaatTAGAGTTTGTATTTGGACGTGGATATAATTTagagctatttttgaatttttgtgagcgATTTGAAGTgacttttgaaaaataatttttttgagtattttaaattttcgaaaagtttcaaaattcaagtgaaattttaaattttcatggccaaacactgaattcgaaaaaaagtaaaaaaaaataaaaaaaagtgaaatatttttatggccaaacgggccctTAAATCACAAAGGTTGAAATCAGTTGCTAATATAATTGAGTAGTTTTCTCCTTctctaaagaaaaaagaaaaggcttaccatgattttgtttttctctctcaACTCAAATAATCTGCTAGTGTTAACTACACTTCAGTTCTAGTTTAACAGAAATCTATATAAATCCTCTATATTCAGTTTGTAGTTAGTATTTTACAATCGCCATATTTAGATTAAAGTTTATGATTAATCGCCACGGTAACACTTATTCTTTTACTCCTATTAGGACTTTGGACCCGTTATATTTTTCGAAGGGaattattaatttattattaCTCTAGCCAAAGGAAAGCTAAAATTTTATGATTTGTGCTTAATTAATCCTTCTACGTTTACCTTCTCTGTTAAAAGAAAAAACTATAAAAACCAAAATCTTTCTAATAGTCTCGCTCGCAGCTCGGCTCTGAACTCGAGTCCGACTGTTGTTTACGACTCAAAAATCAAAACGATCATCTGTAACTCCTCCGACTCGTCAGAAATGGTGATTTTACTATTCAAGTCCTTTTCTTCCATTCTAGAAAATAAAACTTAATAAATTAGGGGACGTAAATTCATTGAAATTTCAGTATGTATTCCATTTCTGCGTAAATTTGCTTAAGGAAATTTTATTATCTTGATGATTGTTTGTTTTCAATTGGATCATTGGAAATGGCAGATCCGTTTCATAGTGCTTCAGAACAGACAAGGGAAGACCCGATTGGCCAAATATTACATTCCTCTCGAGGAATCCGAGAAGCACAAGGTCGAGTACGAGGTATTATAATTTGCTCCTTTTTGCTTCTCGTACTTTCAGGAATTTTTGTATCTTGTTAATTCTTAGCTTGTGGCTTTTGCTTACAATGTCAATTTGGTCCTGTAGGTTCATCGGTTGGTGGTTAATAGAGATCCCAAATTCACCAACTTTGTGGAGGTAAAACCGTCCCAATTCCAGATAATTCTAAGGACTTAGTTGAAAAGCTGCTATTTTTCTACTTTAAGTTCCTGTGTATGATATTTTCAATCAATCTATTATGCTTCGATGACATACGCTACCCAAAAGAAGAAGTTATTTTTCATTGAGTTCTTAATAATACTTATGTGGTAATCTTTTGACTTGATTATCTGTAAAATGGTTGGTTTCAGTCGGTGTACTttcttattttttgatttttaagaTTCTTGCCCAGTGTCTACTCTCCTTGTATTTAGTAATCTTAACTTTTTTTTTGTTAAGAGAGAAACCCGCAGCCGCTACACTTGGTGCGCACTGGGTAAACCTCCcctgtgtaatagcctgcaaacGGTAAGCCGCACTAGGCAAGCCATGTGTGACAGACTCAACCTAGAAGGCATTGAGGGGGATTCGATCCCAGGTCATCCCTCCAAACCAACTGGGCAACCCCGAAGGGTTTAGTAATCTTAACTTATGTCTAGTTAATGAAAGAATGATCTGGTCTTGGTGGATATTTTTGTCTTTCCCCATTAGGCACAATATTATTCCAAGTCCCAACCTTTTAGGTTTCTGGTGCAGTTATATTTAGATGGCCTAGTGATAGtttttttcttctactttcaCTTTTTCAAGTCTTTTTTATCTTGTTCCAATATACCGGGGAGGAATATTCAGCATTTTGGATTGATCTTCAATGTGCAAACCTGCTAGTGGGATGTAAGAACTTCTGTAAAATGAGTAAATGGTTTGTGGATGAAGACTAGTCTATACTCTATAATGCAGCGGAAATTTTTTGGGGAGAAAAGCTTTGTCTTGGATGAGGAAGATTGGCTTTGAAGGCACTCTCCCTGTCTTGGTGGGTCCTTTATTGTTCAATCTTTGAGCCCAACAAGCAAAGCTGAGGGGTTGGGGGTGGCTGAGAGGGAGAGAGGAGGAGAAAGCAAGAGGAGGGCTCCTTCACTAGGTTCAGGTTTGGCTTCGGGTCATGTGTGGTAAGATGATTTTCGAAGTGACACCTAATTAGCACTATTATCTTTCCAGTGGTACTGGGCTCAACATATTGATGGGCTAGGCCTTGATTTGATTCCTCGGAACAATTGGGTATTTTATACTTAACCTCCAAAAACAACTAAAGGTCTATTTACTGTGATATTGTTAAAAATACTGATTAGATGCGTCATAAATGCATAAACTAGATGTGTAAATCCCTTAGAGATAAAAGTTCAAGGCAagaatttaacagataattcttTTTTAATAAGTAATTTCTTTTAATCTAGGGGAGAGTTAGAGGACTCTTTTCACATAGAAGGAAACGGAAGTGAACCCTCAGGGGTTGGCCTGGTGGCAATTGacttgagccttggggtttgctccctttcaaggtctcaagttcgaaacccattgggtgcaaacaatttctgagggccatcggactgggtaaaacctgaattaaccgtggtgcacttgcgggaaactccttgccgagggcctgtgcacccccGGGATTAGTCGGGGCTCAAAGAGACTCGGACACCCGGTGCAAAATCAAAAAGGAAACGGAAGTGTGAAAGAAATTTGAATCTGCCTATTTGCTTCTTATTCAAGGTATGCTAGAAAGAGATCAAACTTGAAATTAGGGAAACTTATTAGCTTTTGTGCTAAACCTCAACTGGATACTAGAGAAAAAGGAATCCAGTGGGAAGTATATTTAAATGAGGGAGTTGCTCCTATTTTCTTTGATCTTTTAGGTTGATGATGATATTTGCATATCAGGACGAGTCTCATTGCACTATGATTGATTGGGCATTTAATATCTTCTAAGCTGTACTTGTCAAAAATGTACTCTCACTCGTGTTTGTCATCTGATGCAGCATCAAATAGCTCTCTTTTTTGTTATTGCTTCAACTTCTCTTCAGCATTGTTAAACTGTGTTTCCTGGATCATTCACAAAGCAATAACACTCCCTCTTCATGATTCTTTTCCTTTTAGTTCCGTACCCACAAGATTATATACAGAAGATATGCAGGATTGTTTTTCTCACTCTGTGTTGATATTACTGACAACGAGTTAGCTTATCTGGAGAGCATCCACTTGTTTGTCGAAATTTTGGATCACTTCTTCAGCAACGTCTGTGAACTAGATTTGGTTTTTAACTTCCACAAGGTTAGATATTTTTTTATCACGCATCTGTTGCTACTTAGTGAAGGActgattttctttaaatattttttttttcttttgcatcACCCCTTATGTCATAATGGTGCTTTGATTAATTCCAAGTCTATCCAACAATCTCGCTGTGGAACCTTAGAAGCTTACCGATAAGTGCTGCTGAACTTTTGTTGTTATGTTGGCTCTCCTAATGAATTGCCAATATGCGGGTCAATTGCTGAGTTGGAAACTGTACTGGTGGGATATCTGCTGATTGCTGCAGTTGGGGTTGTATTCATTTACTTTAGTTTTCCCCTCCCAGTAGTGGCTTGGTCTTCCTTGAATTAATCTGTATACTGCAGGTCATATCATGCATTCCTTCAAGATAGATTCTTACTAGGTGAAAAACTGGTGGATATGGGAACAAATGGTACATTTTAGTTTTGGTAACAAAAGCACCGATTGTACCttaacccccacccccacccccccaccccaaaataaacaaaaaaaaaacaccgATAGTAACACCACCTTAGTTTATTAAATATAACCATGCACAATAAACAATCATAAATAAAAAGGTATTACCATGCACAAAAACACCCCTTTAGTTTCTTCATTGATCATTATCGTCGTCGTCTGCAATCAGAATTCAGGACTGCAGCTACTATCCCTACCTTTTTCATCATCCGAGAGGAAGTGTACTAGAAGAGCTATGAGTGACCTACATGGAGTAAGAATAAGAAAATATTCAATCTAAGCCTAGGAGCTCTTGGAGGCATTACCCCCATCACATTGGAGTTGATGGTCCCCGTCTTTTCTGTTTGCATAGGAGTTATTCCTCTAGCTTTAAATTAAGGAACTGAATCCACCTTTATTCTCTCTTGCCTACCTATATGTCAGCACACTAGAATGTTCTTTCCATTTTAAATTTAAGCTTATGCTGGAATTAGATTTGATTTATTAAGAACCAGAAAACCGTTACCTTTAAGTGTCTAAAATAGTATTAGTAGCTCCTTGTATATTATTGGTTCTCTCATTTATTCTCAAGAATTAAAAACTAATACCAATTCTGAGATTGCACAAAGTCGTGTGATAATTTTCGATGCTTTATGGAATCACAAAACTTCGGGGGTTCAGAGGGATTACAATAGGTTGGTGTTCTAGTTTTCCGGGGATATATGGAAACTATTTCCAACCTATCAATGAAATGGCAGGCAAAAGTCACAGTTCTGTTGTGCTCAGTCATATGCACTAAATGAGGCTACCAGTTTGCAAAGCAATATTCCAGCACAGTTTTTGTATGAAAAAAATTACAGTCGTCACAATATAGAGAATATGTTGATGTGAAGCTGTGCTTTTTtcagaaaaaatatatataatgacCACCAAATTGCTTTTTGTTTGTAGATTTGATGGTCATCAATTAACTCATGCTGTTTCCCTTTGTTAAATTTTCCCCGTCTGCAGGTATATCTGATATTAGATGAGTTCATTCTTGCTGGGGAACTTCAAGAAACGAGTAAGAAGGTAAATGTAATAGAAAAACACCTCCTCCTATAACCTTTTGCCATAGTCAGAGGCAGATCCTGTAGCTGCCAGAACAACATTTGGTCCTTATGATGGATGCTAATATTGTGGTCAATTTCAACTTTTAGCCAAAAAAGCTTTACTTTATTGATGATTAGATATTGTTTCATCCCTGAGATAATGGCAataaaattaattgatttcgCACACATGTTAACCCTCTCTCACTTCCGCTTGTTATTCATCCTGCGTTGAATCTGTGGTTTTTTAAAATTTGCTGCTGAACAATCTCTTTTTTTTAAATGGCAGGCAATTATAGAAAGAATGGGGGAGTTGGAAAAGCAGGAATAGAGATTTATGTGGCAGCTACAGATAAAGCACCTTCCCTTGCCTCCAAAGTTTACACCTTCTTTCTGCTGGCTGTATTTCCCTGTTAAACATCTAAATGTTCTTGTGCTTCAGTTATCTATTCGAACGTGTatcatttctttcattcttaCATGTAAAAGAGGTTTTCTTTTTTGCTTATTTTAGTAAAGAATCTTTTTTGGAAGTGTCTTGCTTCTCTATCAGTATGCAGATGTTATGAGAGTGATGAATTTGACATTGCATGTTGCTGAATAATAATCTTGATTTGTATACCAAACTTGGTTGAGTTTCAGCACAATGATGTGAAGTTACTGGTAACACTAACCAACCATGAATTTTCTTTTTTCCCCCTCAATCATGTAAAGGAATGCTAGTTAGGTATAGAACCAACAAATGTTTATCTAATATATCTCCAGCAAATCATAATTATCATTTGAAGTATATCTTTAGGACAAGACCAATatgagagaagaaagaaaaacacaataCACTCTTACCATTAATAAGGAAATTTTCATGACAAATCAAAAAGAATGTCAAAAACTCAAAATAAAATCTAAAAGACAAGTACTTTAAGCAATTGAAAGTGACTATAGTATATTAACAAAACCAAGAAGTAGATTTTTTCATTGGAGGCTTCATCTGTTTGTCTTCTTCTAGTGCTATCATACCCAAATGAGATGGATCTTCAAGCATCATTCTAGCCACCAAATAACCAGCAATGGACCACGTTTGGAATTTCCGAGCTTGTTTGCCAATGTAACGACCATGTTTTCCATCATAGTACTCTGGCCAACTATCCTTTAGTAAACGAGTTTCTGTTTGTTCAATGGCTTTTCTTGCTAATTGGTGTCTTCCAGTCTTGATACATGCAGCCGTAAGGAGCCACAAAAGAACTAAGACACAAAAAACAAGTAAATTGATGTCAATCAACTATATTTCAATCTCAAATTAGTTGTAGTTAACTGTATCGATCGTTTGTATCATTTGCTCTATCCAAGCCAATTTCGATTTAGAAGAATCATTTGATTTGTATTACATTGACCATCAACCTACCACTGTTGGATGTGTGttgtaaaaaagaaaagaaagttacTTATAAGATGTTTGGATACTCTTAATGGCGTGAAGCTTTTTAGAAAAAATGGCGCGGGCTTAACCTAGTAAGAGTATCATTGGGCCATTTTAAGTCAGAAACCACAACTCCTCCTTTATTCAAGTTTGGAATATGCTTTGCTCACATAAGCAAGGTGGAGGGAGCCTTTATCCTAGGAGTTCAATTGAACCTAGCATTTTTCTCACAGAACTAGATACATATGTGtaaaattactaaaatttcaaGAAATACTAAATTCTGAATCAATAATTTCTAAAGTACAATGAGTTTAGTGCTAAAAATATCAAAGGTTGAATTCATCAAGTTCAAAATCTTACACTCCATTCACCATTTCACCATTTAGTTTGTTAAGCTACCCAACAAGTACATTGCATACATCACAATACGTTTGACAAATAATAAGTCACTAAATAGATTTGAACTTTTGGGATTTTAAAGCATGACGAACTAACCTGGCCAAGGACCAACATCACAGAACTAGTACATATGTGAAAAATCACTAAAGTATCAAGAAATACTAATGAGTTTAGTGCTAAAAAATTCAAAAGGTTAGAATTCATCAGGTTCAAATCTTAAATGCATAGGTCGAATGCACTCCATTCACCAATTAGTTCGTTAAGCTACCCACCAAGTACATTGCATACATCACAATATGTTTGTCAAATAATAAATCACTAACTAGAGATGAACTTTTGGGCTTTTAAAACAGTAGGAGCTAACCTGGCCAAGATCCAGCATTATGGTAACTCCAGCTAGTATTTTTAGGATCACACCCCGTAACAATCCTCCATTCATGAGTTTCCATAGCAGGATAACAAATTTTGAGTGGCATTTCTCCAACAAGCTCTTCCCATCGCGATTCAATGAGATCCATTATCGCTGAAGCTTGTTCAGGTGTAGCCAAAGATGACAAAATTGCAATGCAATTACCCAAACAAAACCAACGGAAATCCATTCTAGCTGGACTAACATTTCCAATGAAGTAACCGCCACGACTTGGCATGAAATCAAAAACCCAATCTGGTAACGAATCTGGCATCACATTGAACTTGTTAACTGCAGTGTGAGAGTACTCTTCTGTCTTGTAACGGTGTATATCATTCAAGTGTTTCATATCCAGCCAAAAGTAACTTCTCATGTGATAACTTAAGGCATTAAGGCGTTTAATTATTCGATCAGAAAACTCTCtgccttcttcatcttgctttaGTAGAAACAGAGCACATCTTAAGGCCATAAAGAAAAGTGCTTGTATCTCAATAGGATAGCCATAAACTCCCTGACAAATTAACAACAGGACATAAGTAGTCGAACTTGTGTGTTGGCAAAACACCGATAAGAGGAACTTTACTAGACACAAGTAATAAGTTGGTATCGACAAGAAACTTGAATAGTAAAGAAAGAATTTACGATACATTCGATCATATTTGAAACTACATTCAGAATAAGTGGAAGGAGTACAAGATGAAAGAGTGGAGATCTCAAAAGAAAAAAACTTTATATTGAAGGGATGTTCATCTGAACCCATAATATTTTATATAGAGTATAGATGTATATGCAAAAACCTACTAAAATATCAACAAATATTAGTTTGAACCCATTAAGTTTAATAATACAATGTATTCAATGATAAGCATCTTAAAGGTTAACTACATTAAGTTTAATTCCGGATTTGCCTCTGGAGGTGGATGCTATAaagtaatagcctgtttggccaagcttctcccaTCCTAGAataactttttttttcaaaaaaagtatttttttcaaagttgaaatgtttggtcaagcttatggaaggaaaaaaagtatatttttgaggagaagcagaagcagttttggagaagcagaaaaaactaatctctccaaaagcacttttgagaaaaatacacttagaaacagtttttaaaagtttggtcaaacactaattgttgctcagaagtgcttttcaaattaattagtcaaacacaaactgattCTCACTAAAAGTACTTCTGAGAAAAGCATTTTTGAGAGaaagtacttctcaaaataagttgatttttgcagcctggccaaacaggctataagtcgAAAGAAGTTAGATTTTCTTTTAGTTTAGACATCAATATGGTAAAAAAGTCTATCTCAATATCATTCAGTCGGCTAACAAACAAATCATATACCATTTTTAAGATGTAAATACTCCAATATTTTAACTTCTTTTCCATATGTATATATAGTCCAAGCCGAAAATAtaagttcaattgaacccataaaatCTAGCTTAACAGCAATGGCAAAGAAATGAGAAGAGATCGAGTTCATGAGACTGACCATTCTACGATCAATCATAGAGCATCCATCAGCGCAGAGCAAGGTCGGAAATGTATCAAAACCTTCCGCAAGACCCAAAGCCAAAATCAGGCGTATACCCTTTTGAAATTCGGGCATTTCAGCTAAAGAAGTATCCCCTGTAGACTTTGTGTATGCACGAAGGAGTATAATCCACCAGAAGCCAGAATCTACAGGAGTAACTCTGCCTATAGCACATTCCCCGAAATCAGCAGCAATAGTATCAGAGTTCTTAACAGAGTCATGAATTACTTTAAAACTTGCAGGCATAACTCCTTCCCCTAACTTGAACTGGTCTATCTTCTTCTCCCATGATTGGAGCCGTAACGTTTTCAGAAGAAAGTTTTTGACTATTTCAGGTTCACCATTCATTAAAAATGCCAAAGCACTGGGCACGAAATCTCTCACAAATACCTGCCATAGTTTTT
The DNA window shown above is from Nicotiana tomentosiformis chromosome 8, ASM39032v3, whole genome shotgun sequence and carries:
- the LOC104091945 gene encoding probable alkaline/neutral invertase D, which gives rise to MPSTMDSENGTVKHVESSLPSLFEIEESDDDLSGLLEKPRAVNIERKRSFDERSFSEMSITHSPPHNLDSVFSPGRRSSINSPRSSHCVEPHPIIGEAWEALRRSIVQFRGQPVGTLAAVDNSTEELNYDQVFVRDFVPSALAFLMNGEPEIVKNFLLKTLRLQSWEKKIDQFKLGEGVMPASFKVIHDSVKNSDTIAADFGECAIGRVTPVDSGFWWIILLRAYTKSTGDTSLAEMPEFQKGIRLILALGLAEGFDTFPTLLCADGCSMIDRRMGVYGYPIEIQALFFMALRCALFLLKQDEEGREFSDRIIKRLNALSYHMRSYFWLDMKHLNDIHRYKTEEYSHTAVNKFNVMPDSLPDWVFDFMPSRGGYFIGNVSPARMDFRWFCLGNCIAILSSLATPEQASAIMDLIESRWEELVGEMPLKICYPAMETHEWRIVTGCDPKNTSWSYHNAGSWPVLLWLLTAACIKTGRHQLARKAIEQTETRLLKDSWPEYYDGKHGRYIGKQARKFQTWSIAGYLVARMMLEDPSHLGMIALEEDKQMKPPMKKSTSWFC
- the LOC104091947 gene encoding AP-2 complex subunit sigma-like produces the protein MIRFIVLQNRQGKTRLAKYYIPLEESEKHKVEYEVHRLVVNRDPKFTNFVEFRTHKIIYRRYAGLFFSLCVDITDNELAYLESIHLFVEILDHFFSNVCELDLVFNFHKVYLILDEFILAGELQETSKKAIIERMGELEKQE